In Nocardioides palaemonis, a single genomic region encodes these proteins:
- a CDS encoding hemerythrin domain-containing protein, with translation MPPIDDASRPRVAGSVDLTPRQRMAGDHLRMIHDHFRAQLAALGRAVESLRDGTGSAGAVRAEVHALAPALSAQQVAGMCGQVCRFLTMHHTIEDQNLFPAVATLSDYAPVAARLAEEHLVVHAHLERVDDLAVAVAADPSRADELVEAVADLRADLESHFAYEESEMTEPLGLLGLGV, from the coding sequence GTGCCACCGATCGACGACGCCTCCCGCCCCCGCGTGGCCGGGTCCGTCGACCTCACGCCCCGGCAGCGGATGGCCGGGGACCACCTCCGGATGATCCACGACCACTTCCGCGCCCAGCTCGCCGCGCTGGGCCGCGCCGTCGAGTCGCTGCGCGACGGCACGGGGTCGGCGGGAGCCGTGCGCGCCGAGGTCCACGCCCTCGCCCCCGCCCTGTCCGCGCAGCAGGTCGCCGGCATGTGCGGCCAGGTCTGCCGCTTCCTGACCATGCACCACACGATCGAGGACCAGAACCTCTTCCCCGCCGTCGCGACGCTGTCGGACTACGCCCCGGTCGCCGCCCGGCTCGCCGAGGAGCACCTGGTCGTCCACGCCCACCTCGAGCGCGTCGACGACCTCGCGGTCGCGGTCGCCGCGGACCCGTCCCGGGCCGACGAGCTGGTCGAGGCGGTCGCCGACCTGCGGGCGGACCTGGAGTCGCACTTCGCCTACGAGGAGAGCGAGATGACCGAGCCGCTGGGACTGCTCGGCCTCGGGGTCTGA
- a CDS encoding helix-turn-helix domain-containing protein: MGQILPFPDRDDASPAAAEPEPLWRELVGRELHRERVRRGERLVDVAGRAGVSVQYLSEVERGLKDPSSEMLQAIAGALDLGTRELATRAARPEALALAA, translated from the coding sequence ATGGGCCAGATCCTGCCGTTCCCCGACCGCGACGACGCCTCCCCCGCTGCCGCCGAGCCGGAGCCGCTCTGGCGCGAGCTCGTCGGTCGCGAGCTGCACCGCGAGCGCGTCCGCCGCGGCGAGCGCCTGGTCGACGTCGCCGGACGAGCCGGCGTGTCGGTGCAGTACCTCTCCGAGGTCGAGCGCGGGCTCAAGGACCCCTCGTCGGAGATGCTGCAGGCGATCGCCGGCGCGCTCGACCTCGGCACCCGCGAGCTCGCCACCCGCGCCGCCCGGCCCGAGGCCCTCGCACTGGCCGCCTGA
- a CDS encoding ClpP family protease, producing MSGYTIPYVVQQTPRGERTLDLYSRLLSERIVYLGTEIDDGVANAVIAQLLHLASESSEVPISLYVNSPGGSISASLAIYDAMQFVRPDVETVCVGQATWTAAVLLAGGAPGKRAILPHGRVVLHQPATQGRGTVPDLILEADEVARVRLVLEEVLARHTGRTPEQIRQDTDRTLVLPGEAAVDYGVVDTVFHDQPLLA from the coding sequence ATGAGCGGCTACACGATCCCCTACGTCGTGCAGCAGACGCCGCGCGGCGAGCGGACCCTCGACCTCTACTCCCGGCTGCTCTCCGAGCGCATCGTCTACCTCGGCACCGAGATCGACGACGGCGTCGCCAACGCGGTCATCGCCCAGCTGCTGCACCTCGCCTCGGAGAGCTCCGAGGTGCCGATCAGCCTCTACGTCAACAGTCCCGGCGGCTCGATCTCGGCGTCGCTGGCGATCTACGACGCCATGCAGTTCGTCCGGCCCGACGTGGAGACCGTCTGCGTCGGCCAGGCGACCTGGACCGCCGCGGTCCTGCTCGCCGGTGGCGCGCCGGGGAAGCGGGCGATCCTGCCCCACGGTCGCGTCGTCCTCCACCAGCCCGCGACCCAGGGTCGTGGCACCGTGCCCGACCTCATCCTCGAGGCCGACGAGGTGGCCCGGGTGCGGCTGGTGCTCGAGGAGGTGCTGGCGCGCCACACCGGGCGTACGCCCGAGCAGATCCGCCAGGACACCGACCGCACCCTCGTGCTCCCCGGCGAGGCGGCCGTCGACTACGGGGTCGTCGACACGGTCTTCCACGACCAGCCGCTGCTGGCCTGA
- a CDS encoding ClpP family protease has translation MSTHTTERIEDELVRRLMHERIVVLGEELQERNGNRLMHQLLLLSADDPRADISLWINSPGGSVSAMLAIHDVMRLIPNDVSTVAMGMAASAGQFLLSAGTPGKRYVLPHARVLLHQGSAGIGGTAVDIELQAEDLRQTRDTVLGLIAEHTGQDRDTVERDSRRDRWFSAEQALAYGFVDHLITGVDDVTPGRRHAVGLAGAR, from the coding sequence ATGAGCACCCACACCACCGAACGCATCGAGGACGAGCTCGTCCGCCGCCTGATGCACGAGCGCATCGTCGTGCTCGGCGAGGAGCTGCAGGAGCGCAACGGCAACCGGCTGATGCACCAGCTGCTCCTCCTCTCCGCCGACGACCCCCGCGCCGACATCAGCCTCTGGATCAACAGCCCCGGCGGCTCCGTCTCCGCGATGCTCGCGATCCACGACGTGATGCGCCTGATCCCCAACGACGTCAGCACCGTCGCGATGGGCATGGCGGCCAGCGCCGGGCAGTTCCTGCTGTCGGCCGGCACGCCCGGCAAGCGTTACGTCCTGCCCCACGCCCGGGTCCTGCTCCACCAGGGGTCGGCCGGGATCGGCGGCACCGCCGTCGACATCGAGCTCCAGGCCGAGGACCTGCGCCAGACCCGCGACACGGTCCTCGGGCTGATCGCCGAGCACACCGGGCAGGACCGCGACACCGTCGAGCGCGACTCCCGCCGCGACCGCTGGTTCAGCGCCGAGCAGGCCCTCGCCTACGGCTTCGTCGACCACCTCATCACCGGCGTCGACGACGTCACGCCCGGGCGCCGGCACGCGGTCGGCCTGGCAGGTGCGCGATGA